One Bdellovibrio bacteriovorus str. Tiberius DNA segment encodes these proteins:
- a CDS encoding CDP-diacylglycerol diphosphatase: MKNLSFVFAAVAVLGLSSCKSKPVVEVPRSDALWNIISTQCLPLHKIGEEKNPCIEVNIAQGEEKGYVVFKDRVGDLQYLLMPTEKITGMESPETRAADAANYFDLAWKARSYMEKKRGSAIPVEAVSLAINSQFGRSQNQLHIHVSCVKPSVQQQLQEQSAKLKNGWTLLPQPLLGHRYFARKVSEKELEKGNAFQMLADGVPGAKDHSGEFGLGLVAVKVKKKGHSLILLTSRFERGTNNYGSVEEIQDHSCPQLAH, from the coding sequence GTGAAAAACCTGTCTTTCGTTTTTGCTGCTGTTGCTGTTCTGGGGCTTAGCTCCTGCAAATCAAAACCTGTCGTTGAAGTTCCGCGCTCGGATGCTTTGTGGAATATCATCAGCACGCAGTGCCTGCCTTTGCATAAAATCGGTGAAGAAAAAAATCCGTGCATCGAAGTGAATATCGCGCAAGGTGAGGAAAAAGGTTATGTCGTGTTCAAAGACCGTGTTGGGGACTTGCAGTATCTGCTGATGCCGACCGAAAAAATCACCGGCATGGAAAGCCCGGAAACCCGCGCAGCGGATGCAGCCAATTATTTTGACCTGGCCTGGAAGGCAAGAAGCTATATGGAAAAAAAGCGCGGCTCTGCCATCCCGGTGGAAGCGGTGTCGCTGGCGATCAATTCCCAGTTCGGGCGCAGTCAAAACCAGCTGCACATCCATGTGTCTTGCGTGAAGCCTTCGGTGCAGCAGCAGTTGCAGGAACAATCCGCGAAGCTAAAAAATGGGTGGACTTTGTTGCCGCAACCTTTGCTGGGTCATAGATACTTTGCCCGCAAGGTCAGCGAAAAAGAGTTGGAAAAAGGCAATGCCTTCCAGATGTTGGCGGACGGAGTTCCGGGTGCCAAAGATCACAGCGGTGAATTTGGTTTGGGACTGGTGGCAGTGAAAGTCAAAAAGAAGGGCCACAGTTTGATTTTGCTCACAAGTCGCTTTGAACGAGGCACAAACAATTACGGCTCGGTCGAAGAGATTCAGGATCACTCTTGCCCGCAATTGGCCCATTGA
- a CDS encoding glutathione peroxidase — MKKHLYDFTVKAANGQPVSLDQYRDKVVLVVNVASKCGYTPQYKGLEELYLQNKDNGLVILGFPCNQFGAQEPGSNEEIQQFCELNYGVSFPVMGKVDVNGGNADPLYQWMKEEAPGLLGTEMIKWNFTKFLIGKDGAVLKRFAPKDEPKDIADDVKKALA; from the coding sequence ATGAAAAAGCATCTTTATGATTTCACCGTCAAAGCCGCCAATGGCCAGCCCGTGTCCCTGGATCAATACCGCGACAAAGTGGTGTTGGTGGTCAACGTAGCCAGCAAGTGTGGTTACACTCCTCAGTACAAGGGCCTTGAAGAACTGTATCTGCAGAACAAAGACAACGGTCTGGTCATTCTGGGTTTCCCCTGCAACCAGTTCGGCGCACAAGAGCCGGGCTCCAATGAAGAGATCCAGCAGTTCTGTGAACTGAACTATGGTGTGTCCTTCCCGGTGATGGGCAAAGTCGATGTGAACGGCGGCAATGCGGATCCTCTGTATCAGTGGATGAAAGAGGAAGCTCCGGGTCTGCTGGGAACTGAAATGATCAAATGGAATTTCACAAAATTCCTGATTGGAAAAGACGGAGCAGTGCTGAAACGTTTTGCTCCGAAGGACGAGCCCAAAGACATCGCGGACGACGTCAAAAAAGCCCTGGCTTAG
- a CDS encoding aspartate kinase, with product MKPLIVQKYGGATLADPEKIKSVSSRIAAQSKENSLIVVVSAMGKTTNSLIDLANQVSGHPQRREMDMLLTVGERISMSLVSMALNDLGCPAISFTGSQAGIFTDDSHVNAFIKDVKPMRLDEALKNNRVVILAGFQGVSPVTKEITTLGRGGSDTSAVAMAAAFNAERCEILKDVPAVFTADPNIVKSARPLSELNYDQLMEMTFWGAKVLHYRSVELAKMRDVTLYIGPASSKTSDGTIVKKGLNMFESCKALSLNSHELVLGIHCREKNPAKALQGLQNLLDKNQIAFPQLLSCETSLDKTEIFLTGPQEIMFAVKKELEKHTDFTLLPTDYSTVTLTCTGATSPEMTQKVLDTLTGKNLETQKILISAMSLTVLVEAPLRKQVIECLHPLI from the coding sequence ATGAAACCTCTGATTGTTCAGAAATACGGCGGCGCCACTTTAGCGGATCCTGAAAAGATCAAATCTGTTTCTTCCCGCATTGCCGCCCAGTCGAAAGAAAACTCTCTGATCGTGGTGGTCAGTGCCATGGGCAAAACCACCAATTCCCTGATCGATCTTGCCAACCAGGTTTCTGGTCATCCTCAACGCCGTGAAATGGACATGCTGCTGACCGTAGGAGAGCGCATCAGTATGTCCCTTGTCAGCATGGCCTTGAATGATCTGGGTTGTCCCGCGATCAGCTTCACCGGAAGCCAGGCCGGAATTTTCACGGATGATTCTCACGTCAATGCGTTCATCAAAGACGTCAAACCCATGCGCCTGGATGAGGCTTTGAAAAACAACCGCGTGGTGATTCTGGCAGGTTTCCAGGGCGTGTCCCCGGTCACCAAAGAAATCACCACCCTGGGACGTGGCGGTTCTGACACCTCGGCTGTTGCCATGGCGGCGGCCTTCAATGCCGAACGCTGCGAGATTCTGAAAGACGTTCCGGCGGTCTTCACTGCCGATCCGAACATCGTGAAATCCGCACGCCCTTTAAGTGAACTTAATTACGACCAATTGATGGAGATGACGTTCTGGGGCGCCAAAGTTCTGCACTATCGCTCGGTGGAACTTGCGAAAATGCGTGATGTGACCCTTTACATCGGCCCGGCCTCCAGCAAAACCTCTGACGGAACCATCGTCAAAAAAGGATTGAATATGTTTGAATCCTGCAAAGCTCTTTCTTTGAACTCTCACGAACTGGTTCTGGGCATTCACTGCCGCGAAAAGAATCCAGCCAAAGCCCTTCAGGGTCTGCAAAACTTGTTGGATAAAAACCAGATTGCCTTCCCACAACTGCTCAGCTGCGAAACCAGTCTGGATAAAACCGAAATCTTTTTGACTGGCCCGCAAGAGATCATGTTTGCCGTGAAAAAAGAGCTGGAAAAGCATACAGACTTCACCCTGCTGCCAACAGATTATTCCACAGTCACTCTGACTTGCACGGGTGCGACTTCTCCGGAAATGACCCAGAAGGTTCTGGACACTTTGACCGGCAAGAATCTGGAAACACAAAAGATTCTGATCAGCGCCATGAGCCTGACCGTTCTTGTTGAGGCACCCCTGCGCAAGCAGGTTATCGAGTGCCTTCATCCATTGATTTAA
- a CDS encoding lytic transglycosylase domain-containing protein, whose amino-acid sequence MSTWVALLFIGIIQLSTGAGAASVASATPATAATTASPAPVNQALSLKEKLKALTAKSTHVQSDNLIFDLPVTYNKKVSQWVAYFQGSGNKWFRTWMQRSYKYMPFIQEELKRAGLPSDLAYMVMIESGFAPNAISTADAVGPWQFIESTGTRYGLSKSWWLDERRDLKKSTLAAIRYLKDLHSEFGSWYLVAASYNMGENGLRRRIKKYGTKDYWALIKLDALPQETQDYVPKILAAMLIAKAPNLYGFRDLEKMDPLEYDVVLVPGGTDLEPLADHLGVTRKALKDLNAELYLGYIPRQIEKHFIRVPKGAGRMVSTYVYQHSRKVALE is encoded by the coding sequence AGCACTGGAGCTGGCGCGGCTTCTGTGGCATCAGCAACCCCGGCTACCGCAGCGACCACGGCATCCCCTGCTCCAGTGAATCAGGCGCTCAGCCTGAAAGAAAAATTAAAAGCCCTCACAGCCAAGTCCACACACGTTCAATCCGACAATCTGATCTTTGATCTTCCCGTCACCTACAACAAAAAAGTCAGTCAGTGGGTGGCTTACTTCCAGGGAAGCGGCAACAAGTGGTTCCGGACCTGGATGCAGCGCTCGTACAAGTACATGCCCTTCATTCAGGAAGAACTGAAACGTGCGGGTCTGCCATCGGATCTTGCTTATATGGTGATGATCGAAAGCGGCTTTGCCCCGAACGCCATCAGTACGGCTGATGCTGTGGGCCCATGGCAGTTTATCGAATCCACGGGAACCCGATATGGCCTGAGCAAAAGCTGGTGGTTGGATGAGCGCCGTGATTTGAAGAAATCCACCCTGGCAGCCATTCGCTATCTGAAGGATCTGCATTCAGAATTTGGTTCCTGGTATCTGGTGGCGGCAAGCTACAACATGGGTGAAAATGGTCTGCGCCGTCGCATCAAAAAATACGGCACCAAAGATTACTGGGCACTCATCAAATTGGATGCTCTTCCTCAAGAAACCCAGGACTACGTTCCCAAGATCCTGGCAGCCATGCTGATTGCCAAAGCGCCGAACCTATATGGTTTCCGCGATCTGGAAAAAATGGACCCATTGGAATATGACGTCGTCCTTGTGCCTGGTGGCACCGACCTGGAGCCTTTGGCGGATCATTTGGGAGTCACCAGAAAAGCATTAAAAGATTTGAACGCCGAGCTGTATCTGGGATACATTCCTCGTCAGATTGAGAAACACTTCATTCGCGTTCCGAAAGGAGCTGGAAGAATGGTTTCCACTTACGTCTATCAGCACTCTCGGAAAGTTGCTTTGGAATGA
- a CDS encoding DUF488 domain-containing protein — protein MIKIKRVYEKPSRDDGYRVLVDRLWPRGIKKEDLKFSEWPKEICPSTELRKEFGHKPEKFGEFRTEYKKELKSTAAHDKLAELAERAQDGNVTLLYAARDEKTNHAVVLKEVLDKL, from the coding sequence ATGATCAAAATCAAACGCGTTTATGAAAAGCCCAGCAGGGATGATGGTTACCGTGTTTTGGTGGACCGGTTGTGGCCCCGGGGAATCAAAAAAGAGGATTTGAAATTCAGCGAATGGCCGAAAGAAATCTGCCCCAGCACCGAGCTTCGCAAAGAGTTCGGACACAAGCCCGAAAAGTTCGGGGAGTTTCGCACAGAATATAAAAAGGAGCTTAAGTCCACCGCGGCCCATGACAAGCTGGCTGAACTGGCCGAGCGGGCTCAAGACGGGAATGTAACTTTGCTTTATGCCGCCCGCGATGAAAAAACCAACCATGCTGTCGTTTTAAAGGAAGTTCTGGATAAGCTTTAA
- a CDS encoding 3D domain-containing protein, with product MLKVLLTLVLAISLKARADDYSEVPMPPPLPEPQEPLYLNPTIYYKPIIKFDVDKCQHETRVEMLSPDDKVLTRLCSADFNNCVMQGACYVHDEDGRFRSFNYFARGSDGIPRFKEVDMRKCPYGYGMRNVCLDPYYTVAADLSIYKIGDVIYVPRLDGAVMPNGVTHDGFFVVRDAGGAIKGPGRFDFYTGFTKPYAKENTFNRMGFANIKNSFPFRMATPEEAEAARARTGYPGTRNIIIIPPRR from the coding sequence ATGTTGAAAGTGTTACTGACTTTAGTTCTGGCCATTTCTTTGAAGGCACGTGCCGATGATTATTCGGAGGTGCCGATGCCTCCGCCATTGCCGGAACCGCAGGAACCTCTGTACCTGAACCCGACCATTTATTATAAGCCCATCATCAAATTTGACGTGGACAAGTGTCAGCATGAAACCCGCGTTGAAATGTTGTCCCCTGATGACAAAGTGCTGACCCGTCTTTGTTCTGCCGATTTCAACAACTGTGTCATGCAAGGGGCTTGTTACGTTCACGATGAAGACGGACGTTTCCGTTCTTTCAATTACTTCGCCCGGGGTTCTGACGGTATTCCGCGCTTTAAGGAAGTCGACATGCGCAAGTGTCCTTACGGCTATGGCATGCGCAATGTCTGTCTGGATCCGTACTATACGGTGGCTGCGGACTTAAGCATCTATAAAATCGGTGACGTGATTTATGTGCCCAGGCTGGATGGGGCCGTCATGCCTAACGGTGTGACTCATGATGGGTTCTTTGTTGTGCGGGATGCGGGGGGAGCGATCAAGGGGCCGGGACGATTTGATTTCTATACCGGATTCACGAAACCTTATGCCAAGGAAAATACATTCAACCGGATGGGTTTTGCCAATATCAAAAACAGCTTTCCATTTCGCATGGCAACCCCGGAAGAGGCCGAAGCGGCAAGAGCGCGCACCGGGTATCCCGGCACGCGTAATATCATCATTATTCCACCACGAAGATAA
- a CDS encoding S8 family serine peptidase gives MTIFRPLLKALLFCLILGQSTAFAALKVEKEKFGNGVVSRESYYQDTRLVERRYFNIDGVFTAWTRFTYPAAGRVIVTDLSVEKESYGLVQAREEWTGLDANNSEIESSRLIRKWHFTKEAPFTLEYVGWNEQTEPFREVQKDYLDKNENITSSVYLYYKGTDEKPYAFIEKDPAGKTVAEFSLYEKYDIEKSLKEAGKSPAEIKVLKSQRENPDKFVIAIIDSGFDYNHNELVTKWWNNPAEPVDGIDNDGNGWVDDNFGWDQVRDIGLPTESTSGLQKDHRPLSHGTHVAHIATKGLNNVGLVGFAGDYTRAEYIKKMSAFIKKHQIRLVNMSLGFPADTKDMLGLRDGIRAYKTMIEENPETLFVVASGNAGQDLDLSKNRQYPASFIHPNVMKVGALNAATIEEVTPENATMADFSNFGQDNVDILAPGVKVNAASLGGGLIEHSGTSMATPYMVNLIAQLWTELPYLTATEVRQLFIETAQVTKAPAPIKSRGYVDLKAALLKGKMKKLEGRSALLEGPNCWNSSTYLAGISKGIHHTVASEFANVLESPLCTRVSRAQAQAGDIIALRRLNRNGRVLPAAFASEVHGYTQLGSGIGFTKNGVMPQAPYEVQNSEHIFNKYRSADGRECKKLGIERQDCRLTEIAYRCQTLESYMNTRGGLSVFEQEVQLALDKAEKTLEEQFLNGKQLNPDFSLQDIANKIEGLKAHGSTPMVIDYFESRLDSLEYRN, from the coding sequence ATGACGATTTTCCGCCCGCTGCTGAAAGCTTTGCTGTTTTGTCTCATACTGGGACAATCGACTGCTTTTGCCGCCCTCAAAGTGGAAAAAGAAAAGTTCGGCAACGGGGTAGTTTCCCGCGAGTCGTACTATCAGGACACCCGCCTGGTTGAACGCCGTTATTTCAACATTGATGGCGTCTTCACTGCCTGGACACGCTTTACTTATCCGGCAGCAGGCCGCGTGATCGTCACCGATCTGTCGGTTGAAAAAGAAAGTTATGGACTGGTTCAAGCCCGCGAAGAATGGACCGGCCTTGACGCGAACAATTCCGAAATTGAAAGTTCCCGCCTGATTCGCAAATGGCACTTCACCAAAGAAGCCCCTTTCACTCTGGAATACGTGGGCTGGAACGAACAGACAGAACCTTTCCGCGAAGTTCAAAAAGACTATCTGGATAAAAACGAAAACATCACCAGCTCGGTTTACCTTTACTACAAAGGCACCGACGAAAAACCCTATGCCTTTATCGAAAAAGACCCGGCCGGAAAAACTGTGGCTGAATTCAGCCTGTATGAAAAATATGATATTGAAAAATCCCTGAAAGAAGCCGGCAAATCGCCAGCTGAAATCAAGGTGCTAAAGTCCCAGCGTGAAAATCCGGACAAGTTCGTCATCGCCATCATCGATTCCGGTTTTGACTATAATCACAACGAACTGGTTACAAAATGGTGGAACAACCCCGCTGAACCTGTCGATGGCATTGACAACGATGGCAACGGCTGGGTGGATGATAACTTTGGATGGGATCAGGTTCGTGATATCGGCCTGCCAACGGAATCCACCAGCGGACTGCAGAAGGACCACCGTCCCCTTTCTCACGGAACTCACGTGGCGCACATTGCAACCAAAGGCCTGAACAATGTGGGCTTGGTTGGTTTTGCCGGAGACTACACGCGCGCTGAATATATCAAAAAAATGTCGGCGTTCATTAAAAAGCACCAGATCCGTCTGGTGAACATGAGCCTGGGCTTCCCGGCAGATACTAAAGACATGCTGGGTCTGCGCGACGGTATTCGTGCCTATAAAACCATGATTGAAGAAAATCCCGAAACCCTGTTCGTGGTTGCCTCCGGCAACGCCGGTCAGGATCTGGATCTGAGCAAGAACCGCCAGTACCCGGCAAGCTTCATACATCCCAACGTGATGAAAGTGGGCGCTTTGAACGCGGCCACGATTGAAGAGGTCACCCCTGAAAACGCGACGATGGCAGATTTCAGTAATTTTGGTCAGGACAACGTTGATATTCTGGCTCCGGGAGTGAAAGTCAATGCGGCCTCTTTAGGCGGCGGACTGATTGAACATTCGGGCACTTCCATGGCGACACCTTACATGGTGAATCTGATTGCGCAGCTGTGGACTGAACTTCCGTATCTGACGGCGACGGAAGTACGTCAGCTGTTTATTGAAACGGCCCAAGTCACAAAAGCTCCGGCACCGATCAAGTCCCGCGGCTATGTGGATTTGAAAGCGGCTTTGCTTAAAGGAAAAATGAAAAAGCTGGAAGGGCGTTCTGCGCTTCTTGAAGGGCCGAACTGCTGGAATTCATCCACTTATCTGGCGGGAATTTCCAAAGGTATTCACCACACGGTCGCCAGTGAATTTGCCAACGTGCTTGAATCCCCGCTGTGCACCCGGGTTTCCCGCGCCCAAGCGCAAGCCGGAGACATCATCGCTCTTCGCCGTTTGAACCGCAATGGCCGGGTGTTGCCTGCGGCATTTGCTTCAGAAGTGCATGGTTATACTCAATTAGGTTCTGGCATCGGTTTCACCAAAAACGGCGTGATGCCGCAAGCTCCTTACGAAGTTCAAAACAGTGAACACATCTTCAATAAGTACCGTTCTGCCGATGGCCGTGAATGCAAAAAACTGGGCATCGAACGCCAGGACTGCCGCCTGACTGAAATAGCCTATCGCTGCCAGACGCTGGAATCCTACATGAACACCCGCGGAGGCTTGAGTGTGTTTGAGCAGGAAGTTCAACTGGCGCTGGATAAAGCAGAAAAGACCCTGGAAGAACAGTTTCTGAATGGAAAACAGCTCAATCCGGATTTTTCCCTGCAGGATATCGCAAACAAGATCGAGGGCTTGAAAGCCCACGGCAGCACTCCGATGGTCATCGACTATTTTGAGTCCCGCCTGGATTCACTGGAATATAGAAATTAG
- a CDS encoding glyoxalase superfamily protein, with protein MSVSRLESYKIKAKLLQKAKQKSGQDFQLKDAFALIAKTAGFASWNDLKATLENQVDFCKKGHSAYWKVWYASYDEARAHLDSDGGYLLPYQKDFFICDENFIQWLGLEVTDEDLLKVGRDWAKPLDADAYSRLLKKMK; from the coding sequence ATGTCAGTATCACGTCTTGAATCGTACAAAATAAAAGCCAAGCTTTTGCAAAAAGCCAAACAGAAATCCGGTCAGGATTTTCAGTTAAAGGATGCTTTTGCCCTTATTGCCAAGACTGCTGGTTTTGCCTCGTGGAATGATCTGAAGGCCACGCTGGAAAACCAGGTGGACTTTTGCAAGAAGGGTCACAGCGCTTACTGGAAAGTCTGGTATGCGTCCTATGACGAAGCCCGGGCTCATCTGGATTCTGACGGGGGCTATCTGCTGCCTTATCAGAAGGACTTCTTCATCTGTGATGAAAACTTCATTCAGTGGCTGGGGCTTGAAGTAACCGACGAGGATCTGCTTAAAGTCGGTCGCGACTGGGCGAAGCCTCTGGATGCCGATGCATACTCGCGTCTGTTGAAGAAAATGAAGTAA
- the recA gene encoding recombinase RecA: MANATVDNKANSEKIKALELAVSTIEKQFGKGSIMRLGANESLVKDVEAISTGALSLDIALGIGGLPKGRICEIYGPESSGKTTLCLSVIAQAQKKGGVVAFVDAEHALDINYARKLGVNTEDLLISQPDTGEQALEITETLVRSGAIDVLVVDSVAALVPRAEIEGDMGDSHVGLQARLMSQALRKLTAAINRSNTLVIFINQIRMKIGVMFGNPETTTGGNALKFYSSVRLDVRRVGAIKNGEDVTGNRTAVKVVKNKMAPPFTKVEFDLMYGEGISEEGDLLDLAVTANMVEKSGAWFSINGERMGQGRDAAKNFLKEHPEYMVELRKKILAANGIGKLLVDTNGNNGEDHEGTEPVEIEAEDAAPKKGKKGKH, from the coding sequence ATGGCAAACGCTACTGTAGACAACAAAGCGAACTCAGAAAAAATCAAAGCCCTTGAATTGGCTGTTTCGACTATCGAAAAGCAATTCGGCAAAGGCTCCATCATGCGTTTGGGCGCGAACGAATCTTTGGTTAAAGACGTTGAAGCGATCAGCACTGGTGCATTGAGCTTGGATATCGCTTTGGGTATCGGCGGTCTTCCTAAAGGTCGTATCTGTGAAATCTATGGACCAGAGTCCTCTGGTAAAACAACTCTGTGCTTGTCTGTTATCGCTCAAGCTCAGAAAAAAGGCGGCGTTGTCGCTTTCGTTGATGCCGAACACGCTTTGGATATCAACTATGCCCGTAAACTGGGTGTGAACACGGAAGATCTTTTGATCTCTCAGCCGGACACTGGTGAACAAGCTTTGGAAATCACTGAAACACTTGTTCGTTCCGGCGCGATTGACGTATTGGTTGTCGACTCCGTAGCAGCCTTGGTTCCTCGTGCAGAGATCGAAGGTGACATGGGTGATTCCCACGTTGGTTTGCAGGCTCGTTTGATGTCCCAGGCTTTGCGTAAGCTGACGGCGGCGATCAACCGTTCCAACACTCTTGTTATCTTTATTAACCAAATCCGTATGAAAATCGGTGTTATGTTCGGTAACCCTGAAACAACTACGGGCGGTAACGCTTTGAAATTCTATTCTTCTGTTCGTTTGGATGTACGCCGTGTTGGCGCGATCAAAAACGGTGAGGACGTGACTGGTAACCGTACTGCGGTGAAAGTTGTTAAGAATAAAATGGCGCCTCCGTTCACCAAAGTTGAATTCGACTTGATGTACGGCGAAGGTATCTCTGAAGAAGGCGATCTTCTGGATTTGGCAGTGACTGCGAACATGGTTGAAAAATCCGGTGCGTGGTTCTCTATCAACGGCGAGCGTATGGGCCAAGGCCGTGATGCTGCGAAAAACTTCCTGAAAGAACACCCGGAATACATGGTTGAACTTCGTAAAAAGATCCTTGCAGCAAACGGTATCGGCAAACTTTTGGTTGATACCAACGGCAACAACGGCGAAGACCACGAAGGTACAGAGCCAGTTGAAATCGAAGCAGAAGATGCTGCTCCGAAAAAAGGTAAAAAGGGCAAGCACTAG